Part of the Thermodesulfobacteriota bacterium genome is shown below.
GCGCTTCCGGGCCGCGCTCCAGCGGTGGGGGGGGAGGCTGAGGGAGCGTCTTTTCTCAGAGGACGAGATCCGCTACTGCATGGGAAAAAGAGACCCGGAGACGCACCTCGCGGCGCGCTTCGCCGCCAAGGAGGCGGTCTTTAAAGCCCTCGGAACGCCCCTCGGCTTCAGGGAGATCGAGGTCACTAACGGCGAAAAGGGAAAGCCGGAGGTGAGGGTAACCGGGCTTCTTGAAGACGACTACCATTTCAACCTCTCCATCTCGCACGACGGGGAGTACGCCGTGGCGCAGGTGCTAGTAGAGAAGTATTAGTTATGA
Proteins encoded:
- the acpS gene encoding holo-ACP synthase, whose protein sequence is RFRAALQRWGGRLRERLFSEDEIRYCMGKRDPETHLAARFAAKEAVFKALGTPLGFREIEVTNGEKGKPEVRVTGLLEDDYHFNLSISHDGEYAVAQVLVEKY